One Elusimicrobiota bacterium genomic region harbors:
- a CDS encoding FecR family protein, giving the protein MKKIFLCALCVFSLSSLSFASAKINTVNGGVTINGVSAVPGQQLNPNDIVKTSTKSSAVVLINGHKVSISEKTQGKLLEITDNTSVFVVLVGKIRALVKKLQVRQKFEVKTPTAICAVRGTDFAVDVADDSKTRLEVYEGVVAVKEETTGSEVFVNPGEFTTIQKGEAPKEPEKMDNGKTGEKSEEQKDDIKSEAQREIFMEISRESVMGRAAEEIKLAEYQNGKALVDVSGNRVRLEEYVYRPAENKNQFKYVVLNERENRFDFGKILFTFNKELPANLNDVTKNMFHSEGSTAPEWYITNLDSVMSNTYDKILEEASGGKMIPDDSLSATEWNLFLPNYKFYIGNADSTENSGKGKLMWQFVDNGDNKSQADEFTFLPGTAYESHTDPAVSTFKMMPDGNTAFHFAYRDVYGDGTWIEKHNYIIDDNGKVQTFTDIVDTANISADKIKEKILTLNFENVYTSSLFSAKYDQKIDLIFSSKLLSDSGILSLPSSLSQSPKIE; this is encoded by the coding sequence ATGAAAAAAATATTTTTATGTGCACTGTGTGTGTTTTCTTTATCATCTTTAAGTTTTGCTTCTGCTAAAATTAATACTGTAAACGGCGGTGTAACCATTAACGGTGTTTCTGCAGTTCCCGGGCAACAACTCAATCCCAATGATATAGTAAAGACATCGACTAAATCATCAGCTGTGGTTTTAATTAATGGTCATAAGGTTTCTATTTCAGAAAAAACACAGGGAAAGCTTCTGGAAATCACCGATAATACGTCAGTGTTTGTCGTGTTAGTCGGTAAGATTCGGGCACTGGTTAAAAAACTTCAAGTAAGGCAGAAATTTGAAGTAAAAACACCGACTGCTATTTGCGCTGTAAGAGGAACTGATTTTGCTGTTGACGTTGCGGATGATTCGAAAACACGGCTTGAAGTCTATGAGGGTGTTGTTGCTGTAAAAGAAGAAACAACCGGCAGTGAGGTTTTTGTAAACCCCGGTGAATTTACAACGATACAAAAAGGTGAAGCACCAAAAGAGCCTGAAAAAATGGATAACGGGAAAACAGGTGAGAAATCGGAAGAGCAGAAAGATGATATAAAATCGGAAGCACAGCGGGAAATATTTATGGAAATATCCCGTGAATCGGTTATGGGGCGAGCCGCCGAAGAAATAAAATTAGCGGAATATCAAAATGGCAAGGCGTTAGTTGATGTTTCCGGTAACCGGGTTCGTCTTGAGGAATATGTTTATCGCCCGGCAGAAAATAAGAATCAGTTCAAGTATGTTGTTCTAAACGAGAGAGAAAATCGTTTTGATTTTGGTAAAATTCTTTTTACCTTTAATAAGGAGTTACCGGCAAATTTAAATGATGTAACAAAGAATATGTTCCATAGCGAGGGTTCAACTGCACCGGAATGGTATATTACAAATCTTGATTCTGTAATGTCAAATACATATGATAAAATATTGGAAGAAGCATCGGGTGGTAAAATGATTCCGGATGATTCGCTATCAGCGACTGAATGGAACCTGTTTCTTCCGAATTATAAATTTTATATAGGCAATGCCGATTCTACGGAGAATTCAGGGAAAGGTAAGCTAATGTGGCAATTTGTGGATAATGGAGACAATAAATCTCAAGCAGACGAATTCACGTTTTTGCCTGGCACTGCATATGAGAGTCATACCGACCCTGCTGTTTCAACGTTTAAGATGATGCCCGATGGTAATACGGCATTTCATTTTGCATATAGGGATGTATATGGTGATGGTACTTGGATTGAGAAGCATAACTACATTATAGATGATAATGGAAAGGTTCAGACATTTACAGACATAGTAGATACAGCCAATATTTCAGCCGATAAAATAAAAGAAAAAATTTTAACACTTAATTTTGAAAATGTTTATACATCGTCGCTCTTTTCTGCAAAATATGACCAGAAAATCGATTTAATATTCTCATCAAAACTTTTGTCTGATTCCGGTATATTATCATTACCAAGTTCTTTAAGTCAGTCACCAAAAATAGAATAG
- a CDS encoding four helix bundle protein, with protein sequence MRIKKFEDLIAWQEDRKLNKIIYENANKFIGRDKDLVRQIRRASISVMANIAEGFARYGYKDRKQFYTISRSSLAELKSHFYATLDLNMVIQIEVDSIIKQIDIVGKLVSGMIRSIAPSH encoded by the coding sequence ATGAGAATAAAAAAGTTTGAGGATTTGATTGCTTGGCAAGAAGATAGAAAATTAAATAAAATTATTTATGAAAATGCAAATAAATTTATTGGTAGAGACAAGGATTTGGTAAGGCAAATCCGGAGAGCATCTATATCGGTAATGGCAAATATTGCTGAAGGTTTTGCCCGTTATGGATATAAAGATAGAAAACAATTTTATACGATATCAAGAAGTTCACTGGCAGAATTAAAAAGTCATTTTTATGCTACTTTGGATTTAAATATGGTTATTCAGATTGAGGTCGATTCAATAATTAAGCAAATAGATATTGTTGGAAAGTTAGTTAGTGGAATGATTCGCTCCATCGCACCATCGCACTAA
- a CDS encoding glycine--tRNA ligase subunit alpha, translating to MNFQEIIFRLEKFWSKQGCIITQPYDMEKGAGTFNPATFLRCLGEKPWAAAYVEPCRRPADGRYGENPNRLQRYYQYQVVIKPAPKNIQRLYLSSLKAIELNPEKHDIRFVEDDWESPTLGASGLGWEVWCDGMEITQFTYFQQMAGIELNPITVEITYGLERLSMYIQKKKSVYDILWNDELKYGEIHLEDEKQFSKYNFEEADVELLRELFDKYEKECRHLLDRGLVLPAYDFVLKTSHTFNLLDARRAISVSQRVSYITRVRNLAVGVAKKYLENQK from the coding sequence ATGAACTTTCAGGAAATTATTTTCCGGTTGGAAAAATTTTGGTCAAAGCAAGGCTGCATAATAACTCAACCCTATGACATGGAAAAAGGTGCCGGTACATTCAATCCTGCTACTTTTTTAAGATGTCTTGGAGAGAAACCATGGGCAGCTGCATATGTGGAGCCATGCCGAAGACCTGCTGACGGGAGATATGGCGAAAATCCTAATCGTCTTCAACGGTATTACCAGTATCAAGTTGTTATTAAACCTGCTCCTAAAAATATACAAAGATTATACCTTTCTTCTTTAAAGGCGATAGAACTAAATCCTGAAAAACATGATATTAGATTTGTTGAAGACGACTGGGAAAGTCCAACGCTCGGTGCTTCCGGTCTTGGCTGGGAAGTATGGTGTGACGGGATGGAAATAACTCAGTTTACATATTTTCAGCAAATGGCAGGGATAGAATTAAATCCTATTACCGTAGAAATTACATACGGGCTTGAACGGCTGTCTATGTATATTCAGAAAAAAAAGTCGGTTTATGATATTTTATGGAATGATGAATTAAAATATGGTGAAATTCATCTTGAAGATGAAAAACAATTTTCAAAATATAATTTTGAAGAAGCTGATGTGGAACTTTTAAGAGAACTTTTTGATAAATATGAGAAGGAATGCAGACATTTGCTTGACAGGGGACTGGTTCTTCCTGCATATGATTTTGTTTTGAAGACATCCCATACGTTTAATTTGCTGGATGCCCGTCGTGCAATTTCAGTAAGTCAGAGAGTTTCCTATATTACAAGAGTAAGAAATTTAGCAGTAGGGGTTGCAAAAAAGTATCTGGAAAACCAAAAGTGA
- the ybeY gene encoding rRNA maturation RNase YbeY, translated as MSIKVFDRQNKIKLDIRKISDSLPQIIKKLQLSGNAVYNIIFLDDKNIRELNKKYHKTDYPTDVLSFKYSQKTADVFISVETAKSNSIFYKERFSTEIMRLIIHGILHSLDFTDYSEKTKKRMWKKQENILKCLR; from the coding sequence ATGTCGATAAAAGTTTTTGATAGGCAAAATAAAATTAAATTGGATATCCGGAAGATTAGTGATAGTTTACCACAGATTATAAAAAAGTTACAATTATCAGGAAATGCCGTATATAATATAATTTTTCTGGATGATAAAAATATAAGGGAACTTAATAAAAAATATCATAAAACAGATTACCCGACAGATGTTTTGTCGTTCAAGTACTCTCAAAAGACCGCAGATGTTTTTATATCTGTTGAAACAGCAAAGAGTAATTCAATATTTTACAAAGAGAGATTTTCTACTGAAATTATGCGGTTAATTATCCATGGTATTTTGCATTCTCTGGATTTTACCGATTATTCTGAAAAAACAAAAAAACGTATGTGGAAAAAACAGGAGAATATTCTTAAATGTTTGCGTTAG
- the glyS gene encoding glycine--tRNA ligase subunit beta, with protein MSRDILLEIGCEEIPAGYLPAAIEQIKAVSEQELKTARLEFREINVCATLRRLVLYVEDISEQQKILKTEISGPSESAAFSEGKPTPAAIGFAKKYGVEVSNLVVKNGKVCAIKNELALKTEEVLPAILKKIISSLTFPKTMKWESSGFRFVRPVRWVLALYGKKVIKFQIADVKSSNITYIRYYKKVKITEPKKYVDILRNKSVIVEQNLRLEMLKKAVFSQVKNKGEILESNEILGTVNNLIEFPSAILCKFDEQFLKLPKEIIANTLKRQKNFVVVDNNKTKNIISFFIGVKDGISTNVETIREGYEKVVTARLEDAEFYFKNDTKTKLEEKVEKLKGIIFQEKLGTIYDKTQRIKKLSMWLNNNTSTHQHVNTSTLERLCLLCKADLATETVSEFPELQGIFGSICAIQDKEDELVAEGIEQHWWPILYDGKIPVSSEASIVSVADKIDTLVSNIAIGIIPTGSADPHGLRRTAVGIIRIAIEKELSFSLSEITSQAIENMLIDDKPLKFENNEKIILQVKDFLKQRLSTYFSNKDIKNDEIDAVLSVKFDDIYDSYNRVVAVHSIRTLPDFEPIATSFKRIGNILKQARISEKGYEKSEVREELLKENEEKTLYKVFLDIKSEIDKAIGINDYKTVLQYLVSLRKPVDSFFEKILIMDKDEEVKNNRLLLLSAIYNQFIQIADFSKLVPTEIKELKK; from the coding sequence ATGAGCAGGGATATTCTATTGGAAATTGGTTGTGAAGAAATACCGGCAGGGTATTTACCGGCTGCTATTGAACAGATAAAAGCAGTTTCAGAACAGGAATTAAAAACTGCACGGTTGGAGTTCAGGGAAATAAATGTCTGTGCAACGTTGCGTCGTTTGGTTTTATATGTTGAAGATATTTCAGAACAGCAGAAGATATTGAAAACTGAAATTTCCGGACCTTCTGAAAGCGCAGCATTTTCTGAAGGTAAACCTACTCCTGCAGCAATAGGATTTGCGAAAAAATACGGTGTTGAAGTATCAAATCTGGTAGTGAAAAATGGTAAGGTTTGTGCAATAAAAAATGAGTTAGCGTTAAAAACCGAGGAAGTCCTTCCTGCAATTTTAAAAAAAATAATTTCTTCTTTAACTTTTCCTAAAACAATGAAGTGGGAATCATCCGGGTTCAGGTTTGTTCGTCCTGTTAGATGGGTTTTGGCTCTTTATGGAAAAAAGGTAATAAAATTCCAGATAGCAGATGTAAAATCATCTAATATTACATATATCCGTTACTATAAAAAAGTAAAAATCACTGAACCTAAAAAGTATGTTGATATTTTAAGGAACAAAAGCGTTATAGTAGAACAGAATTTGCGGTTAGAGATGCTTAAAAAAGCGGTATTTTCGCAAGTAAAAAACAAAGGTGAAATTTTGGAAAGTAATGAAATTTTAGGAACAGTTAACAATCTCATTGAATTCCCATCTGCTATTCTTTGTAAATTCGATGAGCAGTTTTTAAAATTGCCAAAAGAAATAATAGCTAATACCTTAAAAAGACAAAAGAATTTTGTTGTTGTTGATAATAACAAAACAAAAAACATTATTTCATTTTTTATAGGAGTTAAAGACGGTATTTCAACAAACGTTGAAACAATTCGTGAGGGTTATGAAAAGGTGGTCACTGCCCGTCTTGAAGATGCTGAGTTCTATTTCAAAAATGATACAAAGACAAAATTAGAAGAAAAAGTTGAAAAGTTAAAAGGAATTATTTTTCAGGAAAAATTAGGCACAATTTACGATAAAACCCAGCGCATTAAAAAATTATCAATGTGGTTAAATAATAACACCTCAACACATCAACATGTTAACACATCAACACTTGAACGCCTTTGCCTTTTATGCAAGGCAGATTTAGCTACAGAAACAGTATCGGAATTTCCGGAACTTCAGGGTATTTTTGGGTCAATTTGTGCAATTCAGGACAAGGAAGATGAACTTGTTGCTGAAGGAATTGAACAACACTGGTGGCCGATACTATATGACGGGAAAATACCTGTTTCGAGTGAGGCATCAATTGTTTCTGTCGCTGATAAAATTGACACTCTTGTAAGTAATATTGCAATAGGAATAATTCCTACAGGTTCTGCTGACCCGCATGGTTTAAGGCGGACAGCAGTCGGCATTATAAGAATTGCAATTGAAAAAGAGTTATCTTTTTCATTAAGTGAAATAACCAGTCAGGCAATTGAAAATATGTTAATAGATGATAAACCTTTGAAGTTTGAAAATAATGAAAAAATTATATTACAAGTTAAGGATTTTTTAAAACAAAGACTTTCAACATATTTTTCTAATAAAGATATTAAAAATGATGAAATAGATGCTGTTTTATCAGTTAAATTTGATGATATTTACGATTCATATAACCGTGTTGTTGCTGTTCATTCAATAAGGACTCTCCCTGATTTTGAACCCATTGCCACTTCATTTAAGCGGATAGGGAATATACTGAAACAAGCGAGAATATCAGAAAAAGGATATGAAAAATCAGAGGTCAGAGAAGAGTTGCTAAAAGAAAATGAAGAAAAAACACTTTATAAAGTATTTTTAGATATTAAATCGGAAATTGATAAAGCAATTGGAATAAATGATTATAAAACCGTACTTCAATATCTAGTTTCATTAAGAAAACCGGTGGATAGTTTTTTTGAAAAGATTCTTATTATGGATAAAGACGAAGAAGTTAAAAATAACCGGTTATTGCTTCTTTCTGCTATTTATAATCAATTTATACAGATTGCTGATTTTTCAAAACTTGTTCCAACTGAAATAAAAGAACTGAAAAAATAG
- a CDS encoding transposase: MIFRKHIRLKDYDYSINGYYFVTICCSCRAKLCSEYREIIEKHLKNLENHENVKLDYFKITPNHLHFILVLEEAKLSLCRYIQDFKSKTTLEIKKNNFVGKRFWQLNYYEHIIRNEKVLDEIRKYIDNNTDVEKPNWEELDK, from the coding sequence GTGATATTTAGGAAACACATCAGGTTAAAAGATTATGATTATTCAATAAATGGATATTATTTTGTCACTATATGTTGTAGCTGCAGAGCGAAGCTCTGCTCTGAATATAGAGAGATAATTGAGAAACACCTGAAAAATTTAGAAAATCATGAAAATGTAAAATTAGATTATTTTAAAATAACACCTAATCATTTACATTTTATTTTAGTTTTAGAAGAAGCAAAGCTATCGCTTTGCCGCTACATTCAGGATTTCAAATCAAAGACAACATTAGAGATAAAGAAAAATAATTTTGTCGGAAAAAGGTTCTGGCAATTGAACTATTATGAACACATTATTCGTAATGAAAAAGTATTGGATGAAATCCGCAAGTATATTGATAATAATACTGATGTCGAAAAACCAAACTGGGAAGAGTTAGATAAATGA
- the recO gene encoding DNA repair protein RecO: protein MIHNTVGIVIKKNDFRDYDRVLTLYTSDFGKIKVVAKSVRKSKAKLTSLTELFVVCEFRVFLRETADFGKIVGGVIVDSNSLIRYNIKKFYEASYICEVMDALTPARQPNTEKFLLLKESLSIISKSAFNNKDTSNKKDDFVEKLLHLTGFGIKEDVPLENILQEHLAYPLKTAR, encoded by the coding sequence ATGATTCATAATACTGTAGGAATTGTAATAAAAAAGAATGATTTTAGAGATTACGACCGTGTTTTGACGCTATACACGAGTGATTTCGGTAAAATAAAAGTAGTTGCAAAAAGTGTAAGAAAGTCAAAAGCAAAACTTACTTCCCTGACTGAGCTTTTTGTGGTTTGTGAATTTCGTGTTTTTTTAAGAGAAACTGCTGATTTTGGTAAAATTGTCGGTGGTGTTATTGTAGATTCTAATTCTTTAATAAGATATAATATAAAAAAATTTTACGAAGCGTCATACATTTGTGAGGTTATGGATGCATTAACGCCGGCTAGACAACCTAATACCGAAAAGTTTCTTTTATTAAAAGAAAGTCTTTCTATAATCAGTAAGAGTGCTTTTAATAATAAAGATACCTCAAATAAGAAAGATGATTTTGTCGAAAAGCTTTTGCATCTTACGGGTTTTGGAATAAAAGAGGACGTACCTTTAGAAAACATTTTGCAGGAACATTTGGCATATCCGTTAAAAACAGCGAGATAG
- a CDS encoding hemolysin family protein, protein MFALAEILLMVVLFLIAAFFSMLEAALVTLSRVKIKKYLVEYPKKANGFKVWLENPNKYLTTLLLGNDAVTIIGTAVATSLATAISRKYHISEAFLVAVTAIIVWAVFLVLGEIVPKVLGVRNSEKITLFFINSLYRFDKFISPVSKLFMWFASLVTGKSGKKEIPILTYDDIKTTISVGHEMGVFGIETKQMMHSVLNFSQITAKSIMTPREKMTIVNIDLDKETFIDLVVESGHSRVPIYQGNADNIIGVIYAWDLMDMWRSGTVFTIDDLLRPIMFIEEERKVNELMRQFKKGESHLAIVKNSQSKIVGLITIEDIVEEVFGEILDEFDITELFRREEMSKMR, encoded by the coding sequence ATGTTTGCGTTAGCTGAAATATTATTAATGGTTGTACTTTTTTTGATAGCTGCTTTTTTTTCTATGTTAGAAGCAGCTCTCGTAACACTATCAAGAGTAAAAATAAAAAAATATCTTGTGGAATATCCAAAAAAAGCAAATGGTTTTAAGGTATGGCTTGAAAATCCGAATAAATATCTAACTACCCTTCTTTTAGGAAATGACGCGGTAACAATTATAGGGACTGCAGTTGCCACATCACTTGCAACAGCGATAAGCAGAAAATATCATATAAGTGAAGCATTTCTGGTTGCAGTGACTGCAATTATCGTTTGGGCGGTTTTTTTAGTTCTTGGTGAGATAGTCCCAAAAGTTTTAGGAGTGCGCAACTCGGAAAAAATCACACTTTTCTTTATAAATTCGCTATATCGCTTTGATAAGTTTATTTCCCCGGTATCTAAACTATTTATGTGGTTCGCAAGTTTGGTAACAGGTAAATCCGGTAAAAAAGAAATTCCTATTTTAACTTACGATGATATTAAAACAACTATAAGTGTCGGTCATGAAATGGGTGTTTTCGGGATTGAAACCAAACAGATGATGCATTCCGTTTTGAATTTTTCTCAGATTACTGCTAAATCAATAATGACCCCGCGTGAAAAGATGACTATTGTAAATATAGACTTGGACAAGGAAACATTTATTGATTTAGTTGTCGAAAGCGGTCATTCACGTGTTCCAATTTATCAGGGAAACGCCGATAATATAATAGGTGTAATTTATGCGTGGGATCTTATGGATATGTGGCGAAGCGGTACGGTGTTTACAATTGATGATTTGCTGAGACCTATTATGTTTATTGAAGAAGAAAGAAAAGTTAATGAACTTATGAGACAGTTCAAAAAAGGCGAGTCACATCTTGCAATAGTAAAAAATAGCCAGAGTAAAATTGTAGGCTTAATTACCATTGAAGATATTGTTGAAGAGGTTTTTGGCGAAATTTTAGATGAGTTTGATATAACTGAGTTGTTTAGAAGAGAAGAAATGAGTAAAATGAGGTAA